A portion of the Malania oleifera isolate guangnan ecotype guangnan chromosome 3, ASM2987363v1, whole genome shotgun sequence genome contains these proteins:
- the LOC131151485 gene encoding protein PUTATIVE RECOMBINATION INITIATION DEFECT 1, with translation MNFFTVSHPLHHHRQQDDHYHQDEEAELEQEEDYSKSRSLQEPSCSQGHRSSLILQTLEGGAICLLCFANLVSTPTSPTVHVSYALSQLSRALSHPPFLHSLLAFHAYFLVSPLVHALSAFNDDPIASQATDLILHLSTSGDSAFLGEFVLRVSERLSSGALAWSRRQVYTLHCLGVLLNCQTNNPYANIRDKEALVSNLVEGLQLPSEEIRGEILFVLYKLSVLQYMSQGVDGSDVLVAFCPKILYFSLEALLKTQSDDVRLNCVALLTVLVQKGLFRNALVNKANDMDSYKDENFMQATEDKIQKASLNMFIEAIKGSLLSSDSKVQIGTLDLIFYYLSLESTLEEQSQILVEENIADYVFEVLRLSERKDQVVYSCLQVLDLLSTAEQAFRQRLAIGFATLVPILDYVAEFPFHPVQQQMLKLIWNCISNCPGIVSTSHIEELCLVLTKIFRGHNNGEMSMHPDTFGMACSIFVALMKFPSSHGNSNLATSVQVASKDAVLACFSISNKYPCLLLHSLSLLKEAYAYCYEDNSNNSTSNAGLANCILDVCKRHLLPWLVTSINEMEEEIVLGIVETFHSILVQDSDIQAVEFAGILVSSSWFSLSFGCLGLFPTDKMKWRVYLMFSSIVDMLLGNDSGQPIRDAVSFLPSDPIDSLFLLGQKSSQNPELLLCQSAVLLILETSSLYDDRLADEKLILASLEQYLLVNSDSLCRDADSVALTRLVNLYGLYRHLAEIGYQISYSPEAERILFQIMVEKCWDLPSDRIHLASLKWLFQQEKIIKPLTDQILKVCRSNISRDNHISVHGKPSPNINVQRIAELVAMGDNFGATIFTCLLKQLVVEEDREHDIISVVNLMAVIINIFPAASDKLCLHGMGSAMQNLICHLSHFSSQHSRMAISLLVFNILRSLHPGTVYDDEGWVVVTMKLIDYLISKVAADGWTQEGLLGIGILCLVLHHSTNVSTSASLVEAAKTILLNTSLSCTIKNTIRVACSKGPALVDDNEGTSTGETLIFLLLLQYFSLRSLYAVLPEALDWQNFFNRSDSMQPLPLLGIHCDDLCRLIHFGCPLVKLISSYCLLKLFTGISEQGNGKLNEWNCDMKFLTSVMGILEGLVFCSDHRVALNCSLCLSMILGWEKLDMQETGVGGKTNWCRLIVEELAMSLLVPCLVSKSFMNHHKPAVHVAVALLKQEKYPEWVRSVFDYHCISGIIENLSASNMSPEIVLLFRELVKSQHLQADQIASLGQVLQACRKHMYTNSVEHENTQKLVEKVVSVSNDLVDVCEFLLCLMTSESCIQAGNNTLLGEIEMLLRNLADSENGHGNL, from the exons ATGAACTTCTTCACAGTATCGCATCCCTTGCACCACCACCGCCAACAGGACGACCATTACCACCAAGACGAAGAAGCAGAGCTCGAACAAGAAGAGGATTATTCTAAATCCCGATCGCTGCAGGAGCCATCATGCTCCCAAGGCCACCGTTCCTCCCTCATTCTCCAAACCCTAGAGGGCGGCGCAATCTGCCTTCTCTGCTTTGCCAACCTCGTCTCAACGCCCACCTCCCCCACCGTCCACGTCTCCTACGCCCTGTCTCAGCTCTCTCGCGCCCTTTCCCACCCTCCCTTCCTCCATTCCCTCCTAGCTTTCCACGCCTACTTTCTCGTCTCCCCTCTCGTCCACGCCCTTTCCGCCTTCAATGACGATCCAATCGCCTCCCAGGCCACCGATCTCATTCTCCATCTCTCTACCTCTGGAGATTCCGCTTTTTTGGGTGAGTTTGTGCTCCGAGTTTCGGAGCGGCTCTCGTCCGGTGCCTTGGCCTGGAGTCGCCGCCAGGTTTACACG CTACACTGCTTAGGGGTTCTCTTGAACTGCCAGACGAATAATCCATATGCCAACATCAGAGACAAAGAAGCCCTTGTATCCAACTTGGTCGAAGGTCTTCAGTTGCCAAG tgaggagattcgtggggagatccTGTTTGTTCTATACAAACTGTCCGTCCTCCAATATATGTCTCAGGGTGTTGATGGCTCTGATGTTTTAGTTGCTTTTTGTCCCAAGATTTTGTACTTTTCATTGGAAGCTCTCTTGAAGACTCAAAGTGACGATGTCCGCTTGAACTGTGTAG CACTTTTGACAGTTTTGGTGCAAAAAGGGCTCTTTAGGAATGCATTGGTGAATAAAGCAAATGACATGGATTCCTATAAAGATGAGAACTTCATGCAAGCAACAGAAGATAAAATACAAAAGGCTTCATTAAACATGTTCATTGAGGCCATTAAAGGCTCCCTGCTTTCTTCAGACAGCAAAGTACAAATTGGCACACTAGATCTGATATTTTATTATCTGTCATTGGAAAGCACTCTGGAAGAACAGAGCCAGATCTTGGTGGAAGAAAACATTGCTGACTATGTATTTGAAGTACTAAGACTGTCAG AGCGTAAAGATCAAGTGGTCTACTCTTGCCTTCAGGTTCTTGATCTTTTATCAACAGCTGAGCAAGCTTTTAGGCAAAGGCTTGCTATTGGGTTTGCAACTCTGGTTCCAATTCTGGATTATGTAGCTGAATTCCCCTTTCATCCTGTTCAACAACAGATGCTGAAGCTCATATGGAACTGCATCAGTAATTGCCCTGGAATAGTATCTACTTCTCATATTGAAGAACTATGCCTGGTCTTGACAAAAATTTTTAGGGGACATAACAATGGGGAGATGAGCATGCATCCTGACACATTTGGTATGGCCTGCTCAATCTTTGTTGCTCTTATGAAATTCCCATCGTCTCATGGGAATTCAAATCTGGCAACGTCAGTTCAGGTAGCATCAAAAGACGCTGTTTTGGCTTGCTTTAGCATCTCCAATAAATATCCTTGTCTACTCTTGCACTCATTGTCCCTACTGAAAGAGGCATATGCATATTGTTATGAAGACAACTCCAACAACAGCACCAGTAATGCAGGACTTGCGAACTGTATTTTGGATGTGTGTAAAAGACATTTGTTACCTTGGCTAGTAACTTCCATCAATGAAATGGAAGAGGAAATTGTATTGGGAATAGTGGAAACATTTCATTCAATATTGGTTCAGGATTCTGACATCCAGGCCGTGGAATTTGCAGGTATATTGGTTTCATCTTCTTGGTTCAGTTTGTCATTTGGATGTCTAGGCTTGTTTCCTACAGACAAAATGAAATGGAGGGTTTATTTAATGTTCAGTTCAATTGTGGATATGCTTCTTGGAAATGATTCTGGGCAACCTATTAGAGATGCTGTTTCATTTCTGCCATCTGATCCTATTGATTCGCTGTTTCTGCTTGGGCAGAAGAGCAGCCAAAATCCAGAATTGTTACTTTGTCAATCTGCAGTGTTGCTGATACTTGAGACAAGCTCTTTATATGATGATAG ACTTGCAGATGAGAAATTGATTTTAGCTTCTTTGGAGCAATATCTTCTTGTCAACAGTGATTCCTTATGTAGGGATGCTGATTCAGTAGCATTGACCCGACTGGTTAATCTTTATGGTCTCTATAGGCATCTTGCGGAGATTGGCTACCAAATCTCCTACAGTCCTGAAGCTGAGAGGATCCTGTTCCAGATAATGGTTGAAAAATGTTGGGATTTGCCTTCTGATAGAATCCACTTGGCATCATTGAAGTGGCTTTTCCAACAAGAGAAAATCATCAAGCCACTGACTGACCAGATCTTGAAAGTCTGCAGGAGCAATATTTCACGTGACAACCACATCAGTGTTCATGGAAAGCCTAGCCCAAACATAAATGTACAAAGAATTGCAGAGTTGGTTGCAATGGGAGATAATTTTGGAGCAACAATTTTCACATGTTTGTTGAAACAGCTTGTAGTGGAAGAGGACCGAGAACATGACATTATTTCAGTTGTGAATCTTATGGCAGTAATAATAAACATCTTTCCAGCTGCATCAGACAAATTATGCTTGCATGGCATGGGCAGTGCAATGCAGAATCTTATTTGCCATTTAAGCCATTTCTCTTCCCAGCACTCTCGTATGGCTATTTCACTTTTAGTTTTCAATATTTTACGTTCACTGCACCCAGGGACAGTCTATGATGATGAGGGTTGGGTTGTGGTGACAATGAAG TTGATAGACTACTTGATTTCAAAAGTGGCTGCTGATGGATGGACACAGGAAGGTCTACTAGGAATTGGTATTCTTTGCTTGGTCTTGCACCATTCCACCAATGTGTCCACCAGTGCCTCCCTAGTGGAAGCTGCAAAAACCATTCTTCTAAATACTTCCTTGTCCTGTACAATCAAAAATACAATCAGGGTAGCCTGTTCAAAGGGACCTGCATTAGTTGATGATAATGAAGGAACAAGCACAGGAGAAACTTtaatatttttacttttactgcaGTACTTCTCTCTGAGAAG TTTGTATGCTGTTCTACCAGAGGCTTTGGACTGGCAGAATTTCTTCAATCGATCAGATAGCATGCAGCCCCTTCCCTTGCTTGGCATTCACTGCGATGACTTGTGCAGGCTGATCCATTTTGGCTGTCCTCTGGTCAAGCTAATTTCTTCATATTGCCTGTTAAAGCTGTTTACAGGAATATCAGAACAGGGAAATGGAAAACTCAATGAATGGAATTGCGACATGAAGTTTCTAACTTCTGTAATGGGCATATTAGAAGGCTTGGTTTTCTGCAGTGATCACAGAGTAGCTTTGAATTGTAGCCTCTGTTTATCGATGATTTTAGGCTGGGAAAAGCTGGACATGCAGGAGACTGGAGTAGGTGGAAAGACTAATTGGTGCAGGCTAATTGTAGAAGAGTTGGCAATGTCTTTACTGGTCCCCTGTTTGGTATCAAAATCATTCATGAATCATCACAAGCCTGCAGTTCATGTGGCTGTGGCATTGCTTAAACAAGAAAAATATCCTGAGTGGGTGAGATCTGTGTTTGATTATCACTGCATATCTGGAATAATTGAGAACCTTTCAGCTAGCAATATGAGCCCAGAGATAGTACTTCTATTTCGGGAGTTAGTGAAGTCTCAGCACCTGCAAGCTGACCAAATTGCCAGTCTCGGTCAGGTGCTCCAG GCATGCAGAAAGCATATGTACACCAACTCTGTGGAACACGAGAACACACAGAAGCTCGTAGAGAAGGTGGTCTCTGTCTCAAATGATTTGGTAGATGTTTGTGAGTTTCTATTATGCCTAATGACATCTGAATCTTGTATTCAAGCGGGCAATAATACGTTGTTAGGAGAAATAGAAATGCTTTTAAGGAATCTAGCAGACAGCGAGAATGGCCATGGAAATTTGTGA